In the genome of Eggerthella sp. YY7918, one region contains:
- the trpS gene encoding tryptophan--tRNA ligase: MSIDSFEASKKRSDEIRADLPVHPEKYTMLTGDRPTGRLHLGHYFGTIRERVALQDLGITTRIIIADYQVITDRDTTEHIQDNVFNMVVDYLACGIDPAKTIIFTHSAVPALNQLMLPFLSLVTESELMRNPTVKSEMEASGHALTGLLLTYPVHQACDILFCKGNIVPVGKDQLPHIEQTRLIARRFNERYGHVFPEPEGVLNDAVEIPGLDGRKMSKSYGNAIALSLTAEETAKLIKKSKTDPERMITYDKENRPGVSALLTTAALCTGRTEVEIAEEIGEAGAGALKKYVTESVNGYLAPIRERRVELAQDADYIWDVLHEGNRRANEIANATLDEVRECMHMVY; the protein is encoded by the coding sequence ATGAGTATCGATAGTTTTGAAGCGAGCAAAAAACGCAGCGATGAGATTCGTGCCGATCTACCTGTTCATCCCGAGAAGTACACCATGCTGACCGGCGATCGTCCAACCGGTCGTTTGCATTTGGGCCACTACTTCGGCACTATCCGCGAGCGTGTTGCGCTGCAAGACCTTGGCATCACCACACGTATCATCATTGCAGACTATCAGGTTATCACCGACCGCGACACCACCGAGCACATCCAGGACAACGTGTTCAACATGGTGGTGGACTATCTGGCCTGCGGCATCGATCCGGCCAAAACCATCATCTTCACGCACTCGGCGGTGCCGGCGTTAAACCAGCTCATGCTGCCGTTCCTCTCGCTCGTGACCGAGTCCGAGCTCATGCGTAATCCCACGGTGAAGTCCGAGATGGAGGCGTCGGGCCACGCGCTCACGGGTCTTCTGCTGACGTATCCCGTGCACCAGGCGTGCGACATTCTGTTCTGCAAGGGCAACATCGTGCCGGTGGGGAAGGACCAACTGCCGCACATCGAGCAGACGCGCCTCATCGCGCGCCGCTTCAACGAGCGCTACGGCCACGTGTTCCCCGAACCTGAGGGCGTGCTGAACGACGCGGTGGAAATTCCCGGCCTCGACGGTCGCAAGATGTCGAAGAGCTACGGCAACGCCATCGCGCTCTCGCTTACGGCAGAGGAGACGGCCAAGCTCATCAAGAAGTCCAAGACCGACCCTGAGCGCATGATTACCTACGACAAGGAAAACCGCCCCGGTGTGTCGGCGCTTTTGACCACAGCCGCGCTCTGTACGGGTCGCACCGAGGTGGAGATTGCCGAAGAGATCGGCGAGGCGGGCGCGGGCGCGCTCAAGAAGTATGTCACCGAGAGCGTGAACGGCTATCTGGCACCCATCCGCGAGCGCCGCGTGGAGCTGGCGCAGGATGCCGATTACATTTGGGACGTGCTGCACGAGGGCAATCGCCGCGCCAACGAGATCGCGAACGCCACCCTCGACGAGGTGCGCGAGTGCATGCACATGGTGTACTAG
- the rnpM gene encoding RNase P modulator RnpM, with amino-acid sequence MVTTNKRQRSCIACGKLANKAELLRIVRDPSGVVAFDGTGRAPGRGAYVCSPECFAAACKKKKLDRALKASLGSDEYEQIAVEVALAAREAR; translated from the coding sequence GTGGTAACGACGAACAAACGGCAGCGCAGCTGCATCGCGTGCGGGAAGCTGGCAAACAAGGCCGAGCTTTTGCGTATCGTGCGCGATCCTTCGGGCGTCGTTGCCTTTGATGGAACCGGTCGTGCGCCGGGGCGGGGAGCGTATGTGTGCTCTCCGGAGTGTTTCGCCGCAGCTTGTAAGAAGAAAAAGCTCGACCGAGCGCTGAAGGCATCGCTTGGCAGCGACGAGTATGAACAGATCGCCGTCGAGGTCGCTTTGGCTGCGCGCGAAGCGAGATAA
- the rimP gene encoding ribosome maturation factor RimP codes for MLSKKEQQLLDALTPRAEAEGVEVVTVQVVGARKAPTIRVFIDTPDGVSFDELSSAQAWINDIMDELDPFPGAYMLEVSSPGIDRPLRTIEHFARFVGETAVVKTSEPCEGRSSWTGTIASAQNGIVELEVDGSSVQIPLTTIKRANLKGTIDFGS; via the coding sequence GTGCTCAGTAAAAAGGAACAACAGCTGCTTGACGCGCTGACCCCCCGTGCCGAGGCGGAGGGCGTGGAGGTTGTGACCGTGCAGGTGGTGGGAGCGCGCAAGGCTCCGACTATTCGCGTGTTCATAGACACACCCGACGGCGTGAGCTTCGATGAGCTGTCAAGCGCTCAGGCGTGGATTAACGACATCATGGATGAGCTTGATCCATTCCCGGGTGCCTACATGCTTGAGGTGTCGTCTCCCGGCATCGATCGTCCGCTGCGCACTATCGAGCACTTTGCGCGCTTTGTGGGCGAAACGGCCGTGGTCAAAACGTCTGAACCCTGCGAAGGGCGCAGTTCGTGGACGGGAACCATAGCAAGCGCGCAGAACGGTATCGTTGAGCTGGAGGTAGATGGTTCTTCCGTTCAGATACCACTCACTACCATCAAACGTGCCAACTTGAAGGGCACGATCGATTTCGGCTCGTAG
- the nusA gene encoding transcription termination factor NusA: MASSELIEALQALAHERKIDEFYLIERLEASLAKSYQHILDLEWDARVTIDRQTGRIYVYELVPVGEPDEETGEYAEFEERDVTPDDVSRIAAQNAKGVIASIVREAGRQSIYEEFSDRVGDLVTGTVLQGTPDFTIIKIRDGVEAELPHYDVKRYPNERNERPAGEHYRHNQRLKVLIIDVRDPNSDAPKMRGDQTRPPIIVSRTHPDLIRRLFEIEVPEIYDGMVEIKSIAREPGARSKIAVASREANLDPVGACVGPKGSRVRMVVEELRNERVDVIQWADDPAAYVANALSPAKVTRVMIDEDNHYATVVVPDDQLSLAIGKEGQNARLAARLTGWHIDIKSASFAGGPLTAPEGGNMLIDEVEDEDDEAGVCAFVGEDGVRCRNHARPGSKYCGVHAELDEA; this comes from the coding sequence GTGGCAAGTTCAGAACTGATTGAAGCCCTGCAGGCGTTGGCCCATGAACGCAAGATTGACGAGTTTTATCTCATCGAGCGTTTGGAGGCGTCGCTTGCTAAGAGCTACCAGCACATTCTCGATCTCGAGTGGGATGCTCGCGTGACCATCGATCGTCAGACGGGTCGCATCTACGTCTACGAGCTGGTTCCGGTGGGCGAACCCGACGAAGAGACCGGCGAGTATGCTGAATTCGAAGAGCGCGACGTCACGCCTGACGATGTGAGCCGTATTGCGGCCCAGAACGCCAAAGGCGTTATCGCTTCCATCGTGCGCGAGGCCGGACGCCAGTCCATCTACGAGGAGTTTTCCGATCGCGTGGGAGACTTGGTGACGGGCACGGTGTTGCAGGGAACCCCGGACTTCACCATCATCAAAATTCGCGACGGCGTCGAGGCCGAGTTGCCCCATTACGACGTGAAGCGCTATCCCAACGAGCGTAACGAACGCCCGGCCGGCGAGCATTATCGTCACAACCAGCGTCTCAAGGTGCTGATCATCGACGTGCGCGACCCGAATTCGGATGCGCCGAAGATGCGCGGCGACCAGACGCGCCCGCCCATCATCGTTTCTCGGACGCACCCCGATCTTATTCGCCGTTTGTTTGAGATCGAAGTGCCCGAGATTTACGATGGCATGGTCGAGATCAAATCGATCGCTCGCGAACCGGGTGCGCGTTCTAAGATAGCGGTGGCCTCGCGCGAAGCGAATCTCGATCCGGTGGGCGCCTGTGTTGGTCCTAAGGGTAGCCGCGTGCGCATGGTGGTCGAGGAGCTGCGCAACGAGCGCGTCGACGTCATTCAGTGGGCCGACGATCCGGCGGCCTATGTTGCCAATGCGCTTTCTCCCGCCAAGGTGACGCGTGTGATGATCGACGAGGACAACCACTACGCAACCGTTGTGGTTCCCGATGATCAGCTGTCGCTTGCCATCGGCAAGGAGGGTCAAAACGCCCGCTTGGCCGCACGGCTTACCGGATGGCACATCGATATCAAGAGCGCAAGCTTCGCCGGAGGCCCGCTCACGGCTCCCGAGGGCGGCAATATGCTCATCGACGAGGTGGAAGATGAGGACGATGAAGCCGGAGTATGCGCCTTCGTAGGCGAGGATGGCGTTCGTTGCCGCAATCACGCACGACCCGGCAGCAAGTACTGTGGCGTTCATGCCGAGCTTGACGAGGCATAA